In Fusobacterium massiliense, a single window of DNA contains:
- a CDS encoding pyridoxal phosphate-dependent aminotransferase produces the protein MKYSDRVEKMKYSAVRKLVPLATEAEKKGVKVYRLNIGQPNIKTPKSFFEGLNNINDEVIRYADSRGVSELLDRVVEVYARDGHILNREDVIVTQGGSEALTFVVSAICNEGDEILIPEPFYSNYKSFIDFAGGVIKPIPTNIVNDFALPSKSEIVKLISPKTKAILYSNPCNPTGKVYTKEEVEMLIEIAVENDLFIIADEPYREFIYDDNLKFYSVLDFEAKENIVVIDSVSKHYSACGARVGFLISKNKTFMNYVMKFCQARLAAPTVEQYAVASLMKEPKEYFKEIKDIYNRRRDIIVNSLNKIEGVTCSAPNGAIYAFAKLPVDSTEEFCKWLLTDFRYENSTVMMAPGEGFYETEGLGKQEVRLSFCVGEEDIEKAMKVLEEALKVYNKR, from the coding sequence GTTTAAATATAGGGCAACCTAATATAAAGACACCAAAATCTTTTTTTGAAGGTTTAAATAATATAAATGATGAAGTTATAAGATATGCAGATTCAAGAGGAGTTTCTGAATTGCTTGATAGAGTAGTTGAAGTTTATGCTAGAGATGGACATATCTTAAATAGAGAAGATGTAATTGTAACTCAAGGTGGAAGTGAAGCTTTGACATTTGTAGTTTCAGCAATTTGTAATGAAGGAGATGAGATTTTAATTCCAGAACCTTTTTATTCGAATTATAAAAGTTTTATTGATTTTGCAGGAGGAGTAATAAAACCAATACCAACAAATATAGTTAATGATTTTGCACTTCCAAGTAAAAGTGAAATAGTTAAATTAATATCTCCTAAGACAAAAGCAATATTATACTCAAATCCTTGTAATCCAACAGGAAAGGTTTACACAAAAGAAGAAGTAGAAATGCTTATAGAAATTGCTGTTGAAAATGATTTATTTATAATAGCAGATGAGCCATATAGAGAATTTATATATGACGATAATTTAAAATTCTATTCAGTTTTAGATTTTGAAGCAAAAGAAAATATTGTAGTTATAGACAGTGTTTCAAAACATTATAGTGCTTGTGGTGCTAGAGTTGGTTTTTTAATTTCAAAAAATAAAACATTTATGAATTATGTTATGAAGTTTTGTCAAGCTAGACTTGCTGCACCAACTGTAGAACAATATGCAGTAGCTAGTTTAATGAAAGAACCGAAAGAGTACTTTAAAGAAATTAAAGATATTTATAACAGAAGAAGGGATATTATAGTTAATTCTTTAAATAAAATAGAAGGAGTTACTTGTTCGGCACCTAATGGAGCAATTTATGCTTTTGCTAAATTACCAGTTGATAGTACGGAAGAATTTTGTAAATGGTTATTAACAGATTTTAGATATGAAAATTCAACTGTTATGATGGCTCCAGGGGAAGGTTTCTATGAAACTGAAGGTTTAGGAAAACAAGAAGTAAGACTTTCGTTTTGTGTAGGAGAAGAAGATATAGAAAAAGCAATGAAAGTTTTAGAAGAAGCATTAAAAGTTTATAATAAAAGATAG
- a CDS encoding YihY/virulence factor BrkB family protein, whose product MKKYLESLNFKIDTKNIMEILKRAYEKYKGANSTFWVTSLSFYTILAIVPIFAILFSLANWFGAGDYIVRQIDKVSPIKNEALYTLETFSYNLLDNARGGLLAGVGFIFLGWTFLQMFSLIEEAFNDIWHIKKSRTLIRKISDYISFFIFIPLLFIILNGVLLFLLSKVQGIKILYYVVSNALPLVSLTVFLMSLYLVMPNTNVKIFSAFFSAIIISIAFMIFQRLFVLLQFSLIKYNAIYGSFSVVFIFLIWIRVCWFLIILGVHLSYLLENMSFDLNLENEELVTNFNSKLYIVLKILQEISYRYVKNMPLATIDDLKKVIKTSPVIIESLLEELIKGKYIVSTQDYDEKSYSIQKNIENVSLEEIYNFVANIGESIYFLENEDEKSDTIENRIKNNNFKGNLMDLINMEEKSEKKE is encoded by the coding sequence ATGAAAAAATATCTTGAAAGTTTAAATTTTAAAATTGATACAAAAAATATAATGGAAATTTTAAAAAGAGCTTATGAAAAGTATAAGGGAGCAAATTCTACTTTTTGGGTAACTTCTCTATCTTTTTATACTATATTAGCAATAGTTCCTATTTTTGCTATTTTATTTAGTTTAGCTAATTGGTTTGGAGCAGGAGACTATATAGTAAGACAAATAGATAAGGTTTCACCAATAAAAAATGAGGCTCTTTATACTTTAGAAACATTTTCGTATAATTTATTAGATAATGCTAGAGGAGGATTATTAGCAGGAGTAGGCTTTATATTTTTAGGCTGGACATTCTTACAAATGTTTTCATTGATAGAAGAAGCTTTTAATGACATTTGGCATATAAAAAAATCTAGAACTTTAATTAGAAAAATAAGTGATTATATATCATTTTTTATTTTTATTCCTTTATTGTTTATTATTTTAAATGGAGTGTTATTATTTCTTTTATCAAAAGTTCAAGGAATAAAAATACTTTATTATGTAGTCTCAAATGCATTACCTTTAGTAAGCTTAACTGTCTTCCTAATGTCTTTATATCTAGTTATGCCAAATACAAATGTAAAGATTTTTTCGGCTTTTTTCTCAGCTATTATTATATCTATAGCATTTATGATTTTTCAAAGATTATTTGTTTTACTTCAGTTTAGTTTAATAAAATATAATGCTATATATGGAAGTTTTTCTGTAGTATTCATATTTTTAATATGGATAAGAGTCTGTTGGTTTTTAATTATTTTGGGAGTACATTTATCTTATTTACTTGAAAATATGAGTTTTGATTTAAACTTAGAGAATGAGGAATTGGTAACTAATTTTAATTCAAAATTGTATATTGTATTAAAAATATTACAAGAAATATCTTATAGATATGTTAAAAATATGCCTTTAGCAACTATAGATGATCTAAAAAAAGTAATAAAGACTTCCCCAGTTATTATTGAAAGTCTTTTAGAAGAATTAATAAAAGGGAAATATATAGTTAGTACACAAGATTACGATGAAAAATCTTATTCAATTCAAAAAAATATTGAAAATGTATCTTTAGAAGAAATATATAATTTTGTTGCAAATATAGGAGAAAGTATATATTTTTTAGAAAATGAAGATGAAAAAAGTGATACAATAGAAAATAGAATAAAGAATAATAACTTTAAAGGGAATTTAATGGATCTTA